A single region of the Arthrobacter sp. V1I7 genome encodes:
- a CDS encoding dihydrofolate reductase family protein has product MRKIILMMQVSLDGYFEGPGQDLSWHRVDDELHSHFNDELRTLGAFLHGRVTYELMAGFWPTADSDPASTPPEVEFARIWRDMPKFVYSRTLESAGWNTTVVRDVVVDDVMALKAQPGGDLALGGADLAATFRDLGLIDEYRIYVHPVLIGRGKRLFQPTGANAPLRLVETRAFGNGVVLLRYAT; this is encoded by the coding sequence GTGCGGAAAATCATCCTGATGATGCAGGTGTCCCTGGACGGCTATTTCGAAGGGCCAGGCCAGGACCTGAGCTGGCATCGGGTCGACGACGAACTCCACAGCCACTTCAACGACGAGCTCCGGACGCTGGGGGCGTTCCTGCATGGCCGGGTCACCTACGAGCTGATGGCAGGTTTCTGGCCGACAGCGGACAGCGACCCGGCAAGCACCCCACCGGAGGTCGAATTCGCCCGCATCTGGCGTGACATGCCCAAGTTTGTGTACTCCCGGACGCTGGAGTCAGCAGGCTGGAATACCACGGTGGTGCGGGACGTCGTCGTTGACGATGTGATGGCGCTCAAGGCGCAGCCAGGCGGGGACCTGGCCCTCGGCGGCGCTGATCTCGCCGCGACCTTCCGTGACCTTGGCCTGATCGATGAGTACAGAATCTACGTTCACCCCGTGCTGATCGGTCGCGGCAAGCGCCTGTTCCAGCCGACCGGCGCCAACGCCCCACTTCGCCTTGTGGAAACCCGTGCGTTCGGAAATGGTGTGGTGCTGCTTCGCTACGCGACGTGA
- a CDS encoding type II CAAX prenyl endopeptidase Rce1 family protein, which produces MLPSVLVSLSGFVLFVLEHKIAGFGLLALALLLAAWIDAALLRDLALIAVGLMAMSLVPITTDISTEHMAVMGFAMILAVGIPYAVSRFAFKDYAIRFPVLTGKAWTRAEKWYLPAVVIMGYAVLPAYMVNTGVYRNWPAVSDPDGIARLFLGTNVLGIWDELFFICTVFALLRRHLPVGQANVLQAVLFTSFLWELGFRAWAPLFIFPFALLQALIFTRTKSLSYIVSVHLLFDFVLFLVLIHAHNRAWIDIFIY; this is translated from the coding sequence CTGCTTCCCTCCGTGCTCGTCTCGTTGTCCGGTTTTGTTCTTTTTGTGCTGGAGCACAAAATTGCCGGCTTTGGCCTCCTGGCGCTGGCGCTCCTGCTGGCAGCTTGGATAGACGCGGCGCTGCTGCGGGATCTGGCCCTTATCGCCGTCGGACTCATGGCAATGAGCCTCGTTCCGATCACCACCGATATCAGCACGGAGCACATGGCGGTCATGGGATTCGCCATGATCCTGGCCGTGGGAATTCCCTACGCTGTCTCGCGCTTTGCCTTCAAGGACTATGCGATCAGGTTTCCGGTGCTTACCGGGAAGGCCTGGACCCGGGCCGAGAAGTGGTATCTGCCCGCCGTCGTCATCATGGGGTACGCGGTGCTGCCGGCCTACATGGTCAATACCGGCGTCTACCGTAATTGGCCCGCGGTTTCGGATCCGGACGGAATCGCACGACTTTTCCTGGGTACTAATGTCCTGGGCATTTGGGACGAGCTCTTCTTTATCTGCACGGTCTTTGCGCTCCTGCGCCGGCATCTGCCCGTGGGCCAGGCGAACGTGCTCCAGGCCGTCCTTTTCACCTCGTTTCTGTGGGAATTGGGATTCCGCGCCTGGGCGCCGTTGTTCATCTTCCCCTTCGCCCTCCTCCAGGCGCTCATATTCACGCGAACCAAATCCCTGTCCTACATCGTGAGCGTCCACCTGCTCTTCGATTTCGTCCTGTTCCTGGTCCTGATTCATGCCCACAACCGCGCCTGGATCGACATCTTCATCTACTGA
- a CDS encoding GlsB/YeaQ/YmgE family stress response membrane protein, with product MGILGFLLLGLIAGAIAKAILPGRQGGGWVVTLVLGVVGALLGGWIGSLIFGGGLAEFFDLRTWLLAILGSIIVLLIYGAVAGRRSRV from the coding sequence ATGGGAATCCTCGGATTTCTCCTTCTCGGACTTATCGCAGGAGCAATTGCTAAAGCCATCCTTCCCGGCAGGCAGGGCGGAGGCTGGGTCGTCACTCTTGTCCTGGGCGTCGTCGGCGCGTTACTGGGAGGCTGGATCGGTTCTCTGATCTTCGGCGGAGGCCTTGCTGAATTCTTCGATCTGCGGACCTGGCTTCTCGCCATCCTCGGCTCCATCATCGTGCTGCTGATCTACGGCGCCGTTGCTGGCCGCAGAAGCAGGGTATAG
- a CDS encoding Hsp20/alpha crystallin family protein, with amino-acid sequence MSDIMRHVPFDVPEPFRRFLHGETGSMLRVEEFQDGSTMVVRAELPGIDPERDVDITVSGTTLTIEARREERSEYRGKHNYRSEFQYGAFTRSIQLPQGTREEDIKASYTDGVLEVRVPTPEQAASPSRKVPVSRTATASGEESVGLGTSDTTSEATAPGHSDATPPATGGPSAPRQSPFDQV; translated from the coding sequence ATGAGCGACATCATGCGGCACGTCCCTTTCGATGTGCCCGAGCCATTCCGCCGATTCTTGCACGGCGAGACCGGATCCATGCTCCGGGTCGAGGAATTCCAGGACGGCTCAACAATGGTGGTCCGGGCCGAACTGCCCGGAATTGACCCCGAGCGGGACGTCGATATCACCGTCTCGGGCACTACGCTCACCATCGAGGCCAGGCGTGAGGAAAGGTCGGAGTACAGGGGCAAGCACAACTACCGCTCCGAATTCCAGTATGGCGCGTTCACACGCAGTATCCAGTTGCCGCAGGGCACAAGGGAGGAAGACATCAAGGCGTCGTATACCGATGGCGTCCTCGAAGTCCGCGTTCCCACACCGGAACAAGCTGCCAGTCCCAGCCGAAAGGTCCCCGTGAGCCGCACGGCCACAGCCTCTGGTGAAGAGTCAGTGGGCTTAGGCACGTCTGACACCACCAGCGAAGCCACCGCGCCAGGGCATTCCGACGCCACCCCACCGGCCACCGGCGGACCGTCCGCACCCCGACAGAGTCCATTTGATCAGGTTTAG
- a CDS encoding DedA family protein, translating to MAGTKEATSPVDDLTGIVGFAARAVDSLGEWGVGLLMLAETVFPFIPSEAVLPLAGFLARLGSMNLLLVHLTSTLGAYAGALVLYWLGARLGLERSIRWLSRLPLVDREDFEKAAGWFMRHGRSAVFFGRLLPGVRSLISLPAGAQRMNLGTFSLFTVAGSGLWNGLLIGLGALLGPQYRLIDEYTRFLNYAVSAAVASVVGWLILRSIRRRHGPPSGRDGAQGRGGA from the coding sequence ATGGCGGGCACCAAGGAGGCCACCAGCCCCGTTGACGACCTCACCGGGATCGTCGGTTTTGCCGCCCGCGCCGTCGACTCGCTGGGCGAGTGGGGCGTTGGTCTGTTGATGCTGGCCGAAACGGTGTTCCCGTTCATTCCGAGCGAGGCCGTTCTGCCGCTGGCGGGTTTCCTCGCCCGGCTGGGTTCAATGAACCTCCTGCTGGTCCATCTCACGAGCACTTTAGGTGCCTACGCAGGCGCGCTGGTGCTCTACTGGCTCGGCGCGAGGCTGGGACTGGAGCGTTCGATCCGCTGGCTTTCCAGGTTGCCCCTCGTCGACCGGGAGGATTTCGAGAAGGCGGCCGGCTGGTTCATGCGGCATGGCCGGTCCGCAGTTTTCTTCGGCCGCCTGCTGCCGGGCGTGCGGAGCCTCATTTCGCTGCCGGCCGGTGCCCAGAGGATGAACCTTGGCACCTTCAGCCTTTTCACCGTCGCGGGAAGCGGTCTCTGGAACGGCCTGCTGATCGGGCTTGGCGCCCTGCTGGGACCGCAGTACCGGCTCATCGATGAGTACACGCGCTTCCTGAACTATGCCGTCTCCGCCGCCGTGGCTTCCGTTGTCGGCTGGTTGATCCTGAGAAGCATCCGCCGCCGACACGGCCCGCCGTCCGGGCGGGATGGGGCGCAAGGGCGCGGCGGAGCGTAA
- a CDS encoding DUF1918 domain-containing protein — MKAAEGDRIIIRGHTVESADRHGEILEVRGADGAPPYHVRFDDGHETILFPGGDFVVESSQKG, encoded by the coding sequence ATGAAAGCAGCTGAAGGAGACCGCATCATTATCCGGGGCCACACCGTGGAGTCCGCGGACCGCCACGGCGAGATTCTCGAAGTCAGGGGCGCCGACGGAGCGCCGCCGTACCATGTCAGGTTCGACGACGGCCACGAGACAATCCTGTTTCCCGGTGGTGACTTCGTCGTCGAAAGCAGCCAGAAGGGCTAG
- a CDS encoding YnfA family protein: MTIAKTVLLFVLAAAAEIGGAWLVWQAVREGKDWWWAGLGVLALGLYGFAATLQPDAHFGRILAAYGGVFVAGSLAWGMVFDGFRPDRWDIAGSAICLVGVAVIMFSPRNAG; encoded by the coding sequence GTGACTATCGCGAAAACCGTGCTCCTGTTCGTCCTGGCCGCCGCCGCGGAAATCGGCGGCGCCTGGCTGGTCTGGCAGGCGGTGCGGGAGGGCAAGGACTGGTGGTGGGCCGGACTCGGGGTCCTGGCCCTGGGGCTTTACGGCTTCGCCGCGACGCTCCAGCCGGACGCGCACTTCGGCCGGATCCTGGCCGCCTATGGAGGCGTGTTTGTGGCGGGGTCCCTGGCCTGGGGGATGGTTTTCGACGGGTTCCGGCCCGACCGCTGGGATATCGCCGGATCGGCAATCTGCCTGGTCGGAGTCGCGGTCATCATGTTTTCCCCGCGCAACGCCGGCTAG
- a CDS encoding DNA alkylation repair protein, with the protein MSDAGGLIDASLQREGSWLRAEDLQSRWGSGLQYYGASVGAVRGTVRDALRRHRDLTHDEITALSSELWSVPVFERRLSAVVLLQSRVRMLDNADLTRIEGFLRTARMRELSDPLAIDVVGPLVSALDLPGRVRADSVLDRWAREPDAWLRRSALLSPLRALRAGGGDWPAFVRHAKLALAHPSKQDDETALVREAVAVVLDDVAKHRPELEFTADAT; encoded by the coding sequence ATGAGCGACGCCGGCGGCCTTATCGATGCATCGCTTCAACGGGAAGGATCCTGGCTTCGGGCAGAGGACCTGCAATCCCGGTGGGGGAGCGGACTCCAATATTACGGCGCTTCCGTTGGCGCGGTGCGCGGAACAGTCCGTGACGCCTTGCGCCGGCACCGGGACCTGACGCATGACGAGATCACCGCGCTGAGTTCCGAGCTGTGGTCGGTGCCGGTTTTCGAGCGCCGGCTATCGGCTGTTGTTCTTCTGCAGTCCAGGGTCAGGATGCTGGACAACGCCGATCTGACCCGGATTGAAGGCTTCCTGAGAACCGCACGGATGCGCGAACTGTCCGATCCCTTGGCCATCGACGTCGTCGGTCCGCTGGTTTCAGCGCTGGACCTGCCGGGCAGGGTGCGGGCAGACAGTGTGCTCGACCGCTGGGCTCGGGAACCGGACGCCTGGCTGCGCCGGAGCGCCCTGCTCTCGCCGCTGCGGGCGCTCCGGGCTGGAGGGGGAGATTGGCCCGCGTTTGTCCGCCATGCCAAGCTGGCGCTTGCCCACCCCTCGAAGCAAGACGATGAGACCGCCCTCGTCCGGGAGGCGGTCGCCGTCGTGCTGGATGACGTGGCTAAACATCGGCCCGAGCTGGAATTCACGGCGGATGCGACGTGA
- a CDS encoding glycoside hydrolase family 16 protein codes for MLKKIAITLTMGALSLTGCSIAPPSDGAAPPASASESAAPAKSAPAAAKTAKATPAPGQTTKATDSAGAPATDALAEADAAAATVPDPAPAAAPAAGASAAKAPSAAAPVVAAPVKAPTAAPAAPAAPPAAAPPAAPPAAAAATTGSGTQAATNFNWGPVLAGDEFSNTGAPDSTKWSVFKGPGHHRQGIRSPQAWSVGNGVATVKGDAAGTTGGMSAKFAQQKYGRWETRMRTNDRDPEYHPVLILWPNDNSSPNCAEIDYAESSTDTSMMKFFLHYECDGKDFQTHAAKPVDSTQWHNYAVEWTPAGITGYIDGVKTFSDTNPAHQPTVGMHQTLQLDWFPDGSATKPSEMQVDWVRVYK; via the coding sequence TTGCTTAAGAAAATAGCCATCACGCTCACGATGGGCGCGCTGTCCTTGACCGGGTGCAGCATCGCTCCCCCATCCGATGGGGCCGCACCGCCAGCGAGTGCCAGCGAATCGGCAGCGCCGGCAAAGTCGGCCCCTGCAGCGGCGAAGACCGCGAAAGCTACCCCGGCGCCGGGGCAGACCACCAAGGCCACCGATTCCGCCGGAGCGCCTGCCACGGACGCCCTGGCCGAGGCTGATGCCGCTGCTGCTACTGTTCCGGACCCGGCGCCCGCCGCAGCACCGGCTGCTGGAGCTTCAGCTGCAAAGGCTCCGAGTGCAGCAGCACCGGTTGTTGCAGCGCCTGTCAAAGCTCCGACTGCAGCTCCGGCAGCCCCCGCCGCTCCCCCGGCGGCAGCGCCCCCGGCCGCTCCCCCGGCTGCAGCAGCAGCAACAACGGGCAGCGGCACCCAGGCAGCCACCAACTTCAACTGGGGCCCGGTCCTGGCCGGGGACGAGTTCTCTAATACCGGCGCACCGGACTCCACCAAGTGGAGTGTCTTCAAAGGTCCCGGACACCACCGCCAAGGCATCCGCAGCCCGCAGGCCTGGTCGGTCGGCAACGGCGTGGCCACCGTCAAGGGTGACGCCGCCGGCACCACGGGCGGCATGTCCGCCAAGTTTGCCCAGCAGAAGTACGGCCGCTGGGAAACCCGCATGAGGACCAACGATCGGGACCCGGAGTACCACCCGGTCCTGATCCTCTGGCCGAATGACAACTCGTCGCCCAACTGTGCCGAAATCGACTATGCCGAAAGCAGTACGGACACGTCCATGATGAAGTTCTTCCTGCACTACGAGTGCGATGGCAAGGATTTCCAGACCCACGCGGCAAAGCCTGTCGACAGCACCCAGTGGCACAACTACGCCGTGGAGTGGACCCCGGCCGGCATCACCGGGTACATCGACGGAGTGAAGACCTTCAGCGACACCAACCCGGCGCACCAGCCCACCGTGGGCATGCACCAGACGCTGCAGCTCGACTGGTTCCCTGACGGATCCGCCACGAAGCCATCCGAGATGCAGGTCGACTGGGTTCGCGTCTACAAGTAG
- a CDS encoding APC family permease — MSPHPRLARRLTTFDAVVIGLGSMIGAGVFAAFTPAAQAAGSGLLIGLLLAAAVAFCNATASAQLAAEYPTSGGTYVYGRERLGPWPGFLAGWGFVIGKTASSAAMALTFAAYAAPAGWERPVAIAAVVLLAAVNYRGVTRTAGLTRIIVVAVLVVLAIVVAACWVVPGAADPQRLFDGGVLAHGWYGVLQSAGLLFFAFAGYARIATMGEEVINPSRAIPRAIVTALGIAVVVYAAIAISILAVLGADGIAGTPAPLAAAVAVGSWDWASPVVRVGAALAALGALLALIAGLGRTSLAMARGADLPRWLAAVHPRFKVPHRAELVLATVICVIISVADLRGAIGFSSFGVLIYYLVANVAAYTQTGENRRYPKALQFTGAVACAVLVATLPAESVIAGLLMFAAGVVYRVLRLRLGTTRTS, encoded by the coding sequence TTGAGTCCCCATCCCCGGCTGGCCCGCAGGCTGACGACCTTTGATGCGGTCGTCATCGGCCTCGGCTCGATGATCGGCGCCGGCGTGTTCGCGGCCTTTACCCCCGCGGCCCAGGCCGCCGGATCAGGGCTGCTCATCGGGCTGTTGCTCGCCGCCGCCGTCGCGTTCTGCAATGCGACCGCATCGGCCCAGCTCGCGGCGGAGTATCCGACGTCGGGCGGGACGTATGTCTATGGGCGCGAACGGCTTGGCCCTTGGCCGGGGTTCCTGGCCGGTTGGGGTTTCGTGATCGGCAAGACAGCCAGCAGCGCGGCGATGGCGCTGACCTTCGCCGCCTATGCGGCACCGGCCGGGTGGGAGAGGCCGGTGGCGATCGCCGCCGTCGTCCTGTTGGCGGCCGTGAATTACCGGGGCGTGACCCGCACCGCCGGCCTGACCCGGATCATCGTCGTCGCCGTACTGGTGGTCCTGGCCATCGTCGTTGCCGCCTGCTGGGTCGTCCCCGGTGCGGCTGATCCGCAGAGACTGTTCGACGGCGGCGTCCTCGCCCATGGCTGGTACGGCGTCCTGCAGTCCGCGGGCCTGCTCTTCTTCGCCTTCGCCGGCTACGCCCGGATTGCCACGATGGGTGAGGAAGTCATCAACCCCAGCAGGGCCATCCCGCGCGCCATCGTGACGGCGCTGGGGATCGCCGTCGTCGTCTACGCCGCCATCGCCATCAGTATCCTGGCTGTGCTCGGCGCGGACGGAATCGCGGGCACACCGGCGCCGCTAGCCGCCGCCGTCGCCGTCGGTTCATGGGACTGGGCCTCGCCGGTTGTCCGGGTGGGGGCGGCCTTGGCAGCGCTGGGCGCCTTGCTGGCCCTGATCGCCGGTCTGGGCCGGACCAGCCTTGCCATGGCGCGCGGGGCTGACCTGCCCCGTTGGCTGGCCGCCGTCCATCCACGCTTCAAAGTCCCGCACCGGGCCGAGCTAGTGCTGGCTACGGTCATCTGCGTGATCATCAGCGTGGCCGACCTGCGGGGCGCCATCGGATTTTCGTCCTTTGGCGTCCTGATCTACTACCTCGTGGCCAACGTCGCCGCGTACACGCAGACCGGCGAAAACCGCCGCTACCCCAAGGCCCTGCAGTTCACCGGCGCCGTCGCGTGCGCCGTCCTGGTCGCCACCCTGCCGGCGGAGTCCGTGATCGCGGGCCTGCTGATGTTCGCGGCCGGCGTCGTGTACCGCGTGCTGCGCTTGCGGCTGGGGACGACACGCACTTCCTGA
- a CDS encoding serine hydrolase: MESIDPRPQLRSGRRRQGADSPVRGLFRNRRAQVLTAAAAALTLLSATAVYASIQAGPSADAVAPPGSSVSGSPTIPGTADAGSNGGATTEATSPTSASPASPTTVPPTAPPAAAAPDGGAAPFSPAFDAPINAIIDANSRYAVGVALIDVKDGVVHEYGDKTKFVAASTAKILAAAAYYHLVETGQASLATRMGSSTAAVQIRQMVQQSNNDSWALILRAVGHQGLTAYAASLGISYDRTVNHLSPAETAKTLSLLYSGQLLNPENSRQLLSYMQQTNYETLIPAAVPAGIEVFHKYGLLSGNLHDASILVQGDRAFVFVVYTLGQSGADMPARTRVIHQLTQTVAEGLF, translated from the coding sequence ATGGAATCGATAGACCCGCGCCCGCAACTTCGTTCCGGCCGCCGCAGACAGGGCGCCGATAGTCCGGTTCGCGGGCTGTTCCGCAACCGCCGCGCCCAAGTCCTGACGGCAGCTGCGGCGGCCTTGACCCTGCTTTCTGCGACCGCTGTCTACGCTTCCATCCAGGCAGGTCCGTCGGCTGACGCGGTAGCACCGCCGGGATCGTCGGTCTCGGGAAGCCCGACCATACCGGGCACGGCCGACGCAGGAAGCAACGGGGGCGCCACGACAGAAGCGACCTCGCCCACTTCGGCATCGCCCGCGTCGCCGACTACGGTACCCCCGACAGCTCCGCCAGCCGCCGCCGCTCCGGACGGTGGCGCGGCGCCTTTCAGCCCCGCCTTCGATGCCCCGATCAACGCCATCATCGACGCCAACAGCCGGTACGCCGTGGGAGTGGCTCTCATAGATGTGAAGGACGGCGTGGTCCATGAATACGGCGACAAAACCAAATTTGTAGCAGCCAGTACGGCCAAGATCCTGGCGGCTGCGGCCTACTACCATCTGGTGGAAACCGGCCAGGCCTCGCTGGCCACCCGGATGGGATCGTCAACTGCCGCGGTCCAGATCCGGCAGATGGTCCAGCAGAGCAACAACGACTCGTGGGCGCTGATCCTCCGCGCCGTCGGACATCAGGGTTTGACGGCGTACGCGGCGTCGTTGGGCATCAGTTATGACCGCACCGTTAATCACCTCTCCCCGGCCGAAACAGCAAAGACGCTCTCTCTGCTGTACTCCGGCCAGCTGCTCAACCCGGAAAATAGCCGGCAACTGCTCTCCTATATGCAGCAGACCAACTACGAGACTCTCATCCCCGCCGCGGTCCCGGCGGGCATCGAGGTCTTCCACAAGTACGGCCTGCTCTCCGGGAACCTGCACGACGCAAGCATCCTGGTCCAGGGCGACAGGGCGTTCGTTTTCGTGGTGTACACCCTCGGCCAGAGCGGGGCGGACATGCCGGCCCGCACCCGCGTCATTCATCAGCTGACGCAAACCGTGGCCGAAGGGCTGTTTTGA
- a CDS encoding DUF5129 domain-containing protein, whose protein sequence is MGIMRKLFGGMVLGLILGLTGAATAALAVPPADVVVEDRAGVLDRNTLLSAVQSVDFHQPTTVAVYTYNGAASDNLNEEVLRFARAEHADWISADGQKWADGLFIFALDPVGRQVGTYMGEDRKVSLEQRDDIQNASKDLLRDAQWTDGTIAGIRRGAELINQPWYRSTAFVVTAWTTAAAALAGAATLLIVRWRTRVSSRKELARGDASYANVSMDLPVTELNASTIPESSRYGSVVLEKHRNFLAKYSTATDLSNQVHALSAKDLGRRPKLKLVRSYADAAAELDALDDVIADTNALLNRGSSWATAWDRQLAPFRNDLAALEPMLGKRHAGGDTTTAAALRSFREESDRELERWTSELAEGTITPETALDRLRNARTHLSELLKDHADAVIEGFARNETEAGLMREEMEKVKAGPKARYGRTYEPSILGTVYPSYYFFSVSSFNSGFDTGVSSVTSARGSGSSTTGYGSSGGSFSGSGSSSKF, encoded by the coding sequence ATGGGAATCATGCGGAAACTCTTCGGCGGCATGGTCCTCGGCCTGATCCTCGGGCTGACGGGCGCCGCGACGGCCGCACTCGCCGTCCCGCCGGCCGACGTGGTGGTGGAGGACCGAGCGGGGGTACTGGACCGCAACACCCTCCTGTCTGCGGTGCAGTCCGTTGACTTCCATCAGCCCACCACGGTGGCCGTATACACCTACAACGGAGCGGCCTCGGACAACCTCAACGAGGAAGTCCTTCGCTTTGCCCGCGCCGAGCATGCAGACTGGATCAGCGCGGACGGGCAGAAGTGGGCGGACGGGCTCTTCATCTTTGCGCTGGACCCGGTGGGCCGGCAAGTGGGGACGTATATGGGCGAGGACCGCAAGGTCAGCCTTGAACAGCGCGATGACATCCAGAACGCGTCCAAGGATCTGCTCCGTGACGCCCAGTGGACCGACGGCACCATCGCAGGCATCAGGCGCGGGGCCGAGCTGATCAACCAGCCGTGGTACCGGTCCACCGCGTTCGTCGTTACGGCGTGGACGACGGCGGCGGCGGCCTTGGCAGGCGCCGCAACCTTGCTGATCGTCCGCTGGCGGACCCGGGTCAGCAGCCGAAAGGAGCTCGCCCGCGGGGATGCCAGCTACGCGAATGTCAGCATGGACCTGCCGGTCACCGAGCTCAACGCCAGCACCATCCCGGAATCGTCACGCTACGGCAGCGTCGTACTGGAGAAGCACCGCAACTTTCTGGCGAAGTACAGCACGGCCACGGATCTCTCCAACCAGGTACACGCACTCTCCGCCAAGGACCTGGGCCGCCGGCCCAAACTGAAACTGGTCCGGAGCTACGCCGACGCTGCCGCAGAACTGGACGCCCTGGACGACGTCATTGCCGACACCAACGCGCTGCTCAACCGCGGATCGTCGTGGGCAACGGCCTGGGACCGGCAGCTGGCACCGTTCCGCAACGACCTCGCCGCCCTTGAGCCGATGCTCGGCAAGCGGCACGCCGGGGGCGACACCACAACGGCTGCGGCCCTGCGGTCGTTCCGCGAGGAGAGTGACCGGGAGCTGGAACGATGGACCTCGGAACTCGCCGAGGGCACCATCACCCCCGAAACGGCGCTCGACCGGCTGCGGAACGCCCGCACGCACCTCTCCGAACTCCTGAAGGACCATGCCGACGCCGTCATCGAGGGCTTCGCCCGGAACGAAACGGAGGCCGGTCTGATGCGTGAGGAAATGGAGAAGGTCAAAGCCGGCCCGAAAGCCAGGTACGGCCGCACCTACGAGCCCAGCATCCTCGGCACGGTCTACCCGTCCTACTACTTCTTCTCGGTGTCCTCCTTTAACTCCGGCTTTGACACAGGCGTGAGCAGTGTCACCAGTGCCCGCGGCAGCGGGAGCAGCACCACCGGCTACGGGAGCAGCGGCGGAAGTTTCTCCGGCTCCGGCAGCTCGTCGAAGTTCTAG
- a CDS encoding ribonuclease Z has protein sequence MRELVILGTASQVPTRTRNQNGYLLLWDGEGMLFDPGEGTQRQMIHAGVSASQITRICLTHVHGDHCFGLPGVLSRLALDGVTHPIHLHYPASGDGAVRALVSLSSPGPDLRLHPHGSAGPVAPGLEVRPLRHRIETYGYRLVEPDGRTLLPDRLAAAGLSGPDVGRLQREGSLNGVRLEDVSVPRPGQSFSFVMDTAPCRGAEDLAHGVDLLVAESTFSDDDADLAAQYRHLTAGQAGVLASDGGVGTLVLTHFSSRYGDIAPLAGQARARAGGATVVAANDLDRILFPKRRDSSRTPSGPSL, from the coding sequence ATGCGCGAACTGGTCATTCTCGGCACCGCCTCACAGGTCCCCACCCGGACACGGAACCAGAACGGCTACCTGCTGCTTTGGGACGGTGAGGGCATGCTCTTTGACCCCGGGGAAGGCACCCAGCGGCAAATGATCCATGCCGGCGTGTCGGCCTCCCAGATCACGCGCATCTGCCTCACGCATGTCCACGGCGACCACTGTTTCGGATTACCCGGTGTGCTGTCCCGCCTGGCCCTCGACGGTGTGACGCACCCGATCCATCTGCACTATCCCGCCTCCGGGGACGGGGCGGTCCGCGCGCTCGTGTCGCTCTCCTCCCCCGGCCCCGACCTGCGGCTGCACCCACACGGAAGTGCCGGTCCGGTCGCGCCGGGCCTAGAGGTCCGGCCCCTGCGGCACCGCATCGAGACGTACGGCTATCGCCTCGTCGAGCCGGACGGCCGCACTCTTCTGCCTGACCGGCTGGCTGCCGCGGGGCTGTCGGGGCCGGACGTCGGCCGCCTGCAGCGCGAAGGAAGCCTGAACGGAGTGCGGCTGGAAGACGTGAGCGTCCCACGCCCAGGCCAGAGTTTCTCCTTCGTCATGGATACCGCGCCCTGTCGCGGCGCCGAAGACCTTGCCCACGGGGTCGACCTGCTCGTGGCCGAGTCCACCTTCAGCGATGACGACGCCGACCTCGCGGCTCAGTATCGTCACCTCACCGCCGGACAGGCCGGCGTCCTGGCATCCGACGGCGGCGTGGGCACCCTGGTCCTCACCCACTTCTCGTCGCGCTACGGCGACATCGCGCCACTCGCCGGGCAAGCCCGTGCTCGCGCGGGCGGCGCCACCGTCGTGGCCGCAAACGATCTTGACCGGATCCTGTTCCCGAAGCGCCGGGATTCAAGCCGGACGCCCTCCGGTCCGTCCCTGTGA